One Carassius auratus strain Wakin unplaced genomic scaffold, ASM336829v1 scaf_tig00214237, whole genome shotgun sequence genomic region harbors:
- the ccn4a gene encoding cellular communication network factor 4a isoform X1, translated as MTWLLMWVLLFACVPQIHRAFAQDSSKMLSTPDPVTPEPYNHTQYCQWPCKCPKTPPTCPPGVSLIMDGCDCCRACAKQVGEVCNEKENCDHHRGLYCDYSADKPRYEKGVCAYLPGTGCEHKGVIFRNGQSFQPNCKYQCVCVNGAIGCVSLCNESQPPRVWCQNPRRVKIPGRCCEQWICDESRRGRKTAPRHTMAALSSVKDDWHKNCVTQTTSWSPCSKTCGRGVSLRITNSNKQCKMVKESRLCNIRPCKVDITKHIKPGKKCLNVYREEKPHNFTISGCTSTNTYWPKYCGVCIDERCCIPYKSKTVEVDFQCPNGSGFSWQVMWINACFCNLSCKNPNDIFTDLEQYHDKGEVGN; from the exons ATGACTTGGCTTCTGATGTGGGTTCTACTATTTGCTTGTGTACCACAg ATTCACAGAGCATTTGCCCAGGATTCCTCTAAGATGCTGTCCACACCAGACCCCGTCACCCCGGAGCCCTATAACCACACTCAGTACTGCCAATGGCCCTGCAAATGTCCTAAAACTCCCCCCACCTGTCCGCCAGGTGTGAGCTTGATCATGGATGGCTGCGATTGCTGCAGAGCATGTGCCAAACAGGTAGGGGAGGTTTGCAACGAGAAAGAAAACTGTGACCATCATCGTGGCCTTTACTGTGATTACAGCGCAGACAAGCCTAGGTACGAAAAAGGAGTATGTGCCT ATCTGCCAGGCACTGGCTGTGAGCACAAAGGTGTGATCTTTCGCAACGGCCAGAGCTTCCAGCCCAATTGCaaataccagtgtgtgtgtgtgaatggggcGATCGGATGTGTGTCGCTGTGTAATGAGTCTCAGCCTCCCAGGGTTTGGTGCCAGAACCCCCGGCGAGTTAAAATCCCCGGCCGATGCTGTGAGCAGTGGATCTGTGATGAGTCCAGGAGGGGGCGCAAGACAGCACCAAGACACACAATGGCTG CCCTGTCTAGTGTAAAGGACGACTGGCACAAGAACTGTGTGACCCAGACAACCTCCTGGAGTCCCTGCTCAAAGACCTGCGGCCGTGGTGTATCTTTACGCATTACTAACAGCAACAAGCAGTGTAAGATGGTCAAAGAGAGCAGACTCTGCAACATCCGGCCttgcaaagtggacatcacaaAACACATCAAG CCTGGAAAGAAGTGCTTGAACGTCTACAGGGAGGAAAAGCCACACAACTTCACTATCTCAGGCTGCACCAGTACAAACACTTACTGGCCCAAGTACTGTGGAGTGTGTATAGATGAGCGCTGCTGCATCCCTTACAAATCTAAGACTGTTGAGGTCGACTTTCAGTGCCCGAACGGATCTGGCTTCAGCTGGCAGGTCATGTGGATTAACGCCTGCTTCTGCAACCTGAGCTGTAAAAACCCCAATGACATATTTACAGATCTAGAACAGTACCATGACAAAGGTGAGGTTGGAAACTGA
- the ccn4a gene encoding cellular communication network factor 4a isoform X2, whose protein sequence is MLSTPDPVTPEPYNHTQYCQWPCKCPKTPPTCPPGVSLIMDGCDCCRACAKQVGEVCNEKENCDHHRGLYCDYSADKPRYEKGVCAYLPGTGCEHKGVIFRNGQSFQPNCKYQCVCVNGAIGCVSLCNESQPPRVWCQNPRRVKIPGRCCEQWICDESRRGRKTAPRHTMAALSSVKDDWHKNCVTQTTSWSPCSKTCGRGVSLRITNSNKQCKMVKESRLCNIRPCKVDITKHIKPGKKCLNVYREEKPHNFTISGCTSTNTYWPKYCGVCIDERCCIPYKSKTVEVDFQCPNGSGFSWQVMWINACFCNLSCKNPNDIFTDLEQYHDKGEVGN, encoded by the exons ATGCTGTCCACACCAGACCCCGTCACCCCGGAGCCCTATAACCACACTCAGTACTGCCAATGGCCCTGCAAATGTCCTAAAACTCCCCCCACCTGTCCGCCAGGTGTGAGCTTGATCATGGATGGCTGCGATTGCTGCAGAGCATGTGCCAAACAGGTAGGGGAGGTTTGCAACGAGAAAGAAAACTGTGACCATCATCGTGGCCTTTACTGTGATTACAGCGCAGACAAGCCTAGGTACGAAAAAGGAGTATGTGCCT ATCTGCCAGGCACTGGCTGTGAGCACAAAGGTGTGATCTTTCGCAACGGCCAGAGCTTCCAGCCCAATTGCaaataccagtgtgtgtgtgtgaatggggcGATCGGATGTGTGTCGCTGTGTAATGAGTCTCAGCCTCCCAGGGTTTGGTGCCAGAACCCCCGGCGAGTTAAAATCCCCGGCCGATGCTGTGAGCAGTGGATCTGTGATGAGTCCAGGAGGGGGCGCAAGACAGCACCAAGACACACAATGGCTG CCCTGTCTAGTGTAAAGGACGACTGGCACAAGAACTGTGTGACCCAGACAACCTCCTGGAGTCCCTGCTCAAAGACCTGCGGCCGTGGTGTATCTTTACGCATTACTAACAGCAACAAGCAGTGTAAGATGGTCAAAGAGAGCAGACTCTGCAACATCCGGCCttgcaaagtggacatcacaaAACACATCAAG CCTGGAAAGAAGTGCTTGAACGTCTACAGGGAGGAAAAGCCACACAACTTCACTATCTCAGGCTGCACCAGTACAAACACTTACTGGCCCAAGTACTGTGGAGTGTGTATAGATGAGCGCTGCTGCATCCCTTACAAATCTAAGACTGTTGAGGTCGACTTTCAGTGCCCGAACGGATCTGGCTTCAGCTGGCAGGTCATGTGGATTAACGCCTGCTTCTGCAACCTGAGCTGTAAAAACCCCAATGACATATTTACAGATCTAGAACAGTACCATGACAAAGGTGAGGTTGGAAACTGA
- the ndrg1a gene encoding protein NDRG1a isoform X1, with protein MDDIQVVESKPLIGDKDLQGLREAVQQLEIKEHDVETPYGRVHCTMKGVPKGDRPVILTYHDIGLNHKSCYDTLFSHEDMQEIMQHFAVCHVDAPGQQEGANTFSTGYEYPSMDQLSETLPSILKHFGLKSVIGMAVGAGAYILAKFALDHPAMVEGLVLININPCSEGWMDWAAHKISGWTHAMPDMIISHLFGNEEIHQNHDLIGRYRHHIVNDMNQYNLHLFVKSYSSRRDLEIERPVPGGHANVRTLKCPALLVVGDSSPAVDAVVECNTKLDPTKTTLLKMADCGGLPQVDQPGKLTEAFKYFIQGMGYMPSASMTRLVRSRTASGSSVTSLEGNRSRSHTNEGNRSRSHTNEGRARAHTSDNQRTRSHTDNMDSSVDQAPKSTEVSC; from the exons ATGGATGATATCCAAGTAGTTGAATCGAAGCCTCTCATCGGGGACAAGGATTTGCAA GGGCTAAGAGAGGCTGTTCAGCAGTTGGAGATAAAG GAGCACGATGTGGAGACTCCGTATGGCAGAGTCCACTGCACCATGAAAGGGGTTCCTAAGGGTGACCGGCCCGTCATCCTCACCTACCATGATATTGGACTGAACC ATAAAAGCTGCTACGACACTTTGTTCAGCCATGAGGATATGCAGGAGATCATGCAGCACTTTGCTGTGTGTCATGTAGATGCACCAGGGCAGCAAGAGGGAGCAAACACCTTCTCCACTGG atATGAATACCCTTCCATGGACCAACTGTCTGAGACACTTCCATCAATCCTCAAACATTTTGG ACTGAAGAGTGTGATAGGCATGGCTGTTGGTGCGGGCGCTTATATCCTCGCTAAGTTTGCG TTGGATCACCCTGCTATGGTGGAAGGCCTTGTGCTAATAAACATCAACCCATGCTCTGAGGGCTGGATGGACTGGGCAGCACACAAA ATCTCTGGTTGGACTCACGCCATGCCTGACATGATCATCTCTCACCTGTTTGGAAAT GAGGAAATCCATCAGAACCATGACCTCATTGGCAGATACCGTCACCACATTGTGAATGACATGAACCAGTACAACCTGCATCTCTTTGTCAAGTCCTACAGCAG CCGAAGAGACCTGGAAATCGAGAGGCCTGTACCTGGTGGCCATGCCAATGTCAGAACTCTAAA GTGTCCTGCACTCCTGGTAGTTGGAGACAGTTCCCCAGCAGTGGATGCTGTG GTTGAGTGCAACACAAAGCTGGACCCGACCAAAACCACACTGCTTAAG ATGGCTGACTGTGGAGGCTTGCCCCAGGTCGACCAG CCTGGGAAGCTAACAGAGGCTTTCAAGTACTTCATTCAGGGCATGGGCTACA TGCCCTCTGCCAGCATGACCCGCCTGGTCCGTTCCCGTACAGCATCCGGCTCCAGCGTTACTTCCTTGGAAGGCAACCGCAGCAGGTCGCACACTAATGAGGGCAACCGCAGTCGCTCCCACACCAACGAGGGCCGGGCCCGAGCCCACACCTCCGACAACCAACGCACACGTTCACACACTGACAACATGGACAGTTCTGTGGACCAGGCTCCCAAGTCCACCGAAGTGTCCTGTTAG
- the ndrg1a gene encoding protein NDRG1a isoform X2, which translates to MVLEDSDTELVFEIEVAEHDVETPYGRVHCTMKGVPKGDRPVILTYHDIGLNHKSCYDTLFSHEDMQEIMQHFAVCHVDAPGQQEGANTFSTGYEYPSMDQLSETLPSILKHFGLKSVIGMAVGAGAYILAKFALDHPAMVEGLVLININPCSEGWMDWAAHKISGWTHAMPDMIISHLFGNEEIHQNHDLIGRYRHHIVNDMNQYNLHLFVKSYSSRRDLEIERPVPGGHANVRTLKCPALLVVGDSSPAVDAVVECNTKLDPTKTTLLKMADCGGLPQVDQPGKLTEAFKYFIQGMGYMPSASMTRLVRSRTASGSSVTSLEGNRSRSHTNEGNRSRSHTNEGRARAHTSDNQRTRSHTDNMDSSVDQAPKSTEVSC; encoded by the exons ATGGTTCTGGAGGACTCTGATACGGAATTAGTATTCGAGATAGAAGTTGCT GAGCACGATGTGGAGACTCCGTATGGCAGAGTCCACTGCACCATGAAAGGGGTTCCTAAGGGTGACCGGCCCGTCATCCTCACCTACCATGATATTGGACTGAACC ATAAAAGCTGCTACGACACTTTGTTCAGCCATGAGGATATGCAGGAGATCATGCAGCACTTTGCTGTGTGTCATGTAGATGCACCAGGGCAGCAAGAGGGAGCAAACACCTTCTCCACTGG atATGAATACCCTTCCATGGACCAACTGTCTGAGACACTTCCATCAATCCTCAAACATTTTGG ACTGAAGAGTGTGATAGGCATGGCTGTTGGTGCGGGCGCTTATATCCTCGCTAAGTTTGCG TTGGATCACCCTGCTATGGTGGAAGGCCTTGTGCTAATAAACATCAACCCATGCTCTGAGGGCTGGATGGACTGGGCAGCACACAAA ATCTCTGGTTGGACTCACGCCATGCCTGACATGATCATCTCTCACCTGTTTGGAAAT GAGGAAATCCATCAGAACCATGACCTCATTGGCAGATACCGTCACCACATTGTGAATGACATGAACCAGTACAACCTGCATCTCTTTGTCAAGTCCTACAGCAG CCGAAGAGACCTGGAAATCGAGAGGCCTGTACCTGGTGGCCATGCCAATGTCAGAACTCTAAA GTGTCCTGCACTCCTGGTAGTTGGAGACAGTTCCCCAGCAGTGGATGCTGTG GTTGAGTGCAACACAAAGCTGGACCCGACCAAAACCACACTGCTTAAG ATGGCTGACTGTGGAGGCTTGCCCCAGGTCGACCAG CCTGGGAAGCTAACAGAGGCTTTCAAGTACTTCATTCAGGGCATGGGCTACA TGCCCTCTGCCAGCATGACCCGCCTGGTCCGTTCCCGTACAGCATCCGGCTCCAGCGTTACTTCCTTGGAAGGCAACCGCAGCAGGTCGCACACTAATGAGGGCAACCGCAGTCGCTCCCACACCAACGAGGGCCGGGCCCGAGCCCACACCTCCGACAACCAACGCACACGTTCACACACTGACAACATGGACAGTTCTGTGGACCAGGCTCCCAAGTCCACCGAAGTGTCCTGTTAG
- the LOC113091604 gene encoding forkhead box protein H1, with protein sequence MTNIENGGLSGARAERSRAPRGSYKRYISGTYIGLVAYAIQDSPDKMLTFKQIMKKLEPFVLGNKKCVENNIRVCLSSNRCFVKVPVDPNYPNPKKNFWKVDENGITPKMFRRHFKYLINILPGLSIQTQQVEECGDKSYAPEPLIPACKVTENKSESKFTGPFSIESLLKSERDVKRLEEHPHYTDTQRGTNKRKHIYEYEAVRYYYPVSAEGCELAPVKRPRLSSGPQFRRFPPPHVTYDPRVLFSSPSMYDIRYFRW encoded by the exons ATGACTAACATCGAGAACGGAGGACTCAGCGGAGCACGCGCAGAAAGGTCAAGAGCTCCGAGAGGGAGTTACAAAAGATACATTTCAGGAACTTACATCGGACTTGTTGCTTATGCCATTCAAGATTCACCAGACAAGATGCTCACATTCAAACAG ATAATGAAAAAGCTGGAACCATTTGTCCTCGGAAACAAAAAATGCGTTGAGAACAACATCAGAGTCTGTCTTTCATCAAATAGGTGTTTTGTAAAG GTGCCAGTCGATCCGAATTATCCAAACCCTAAAAAGAACTTCTGGAAAGTGGATGAAAATGGCATTACTCCAAAAATGTTTCGCCGACATTTCAAATATCTAATCAACATATTGCCTGGCCTGTCGATTCAGACACAGCAGGTGGAGGAGTGTGGAGACAAATCTTATGCTCCTGAGCCTCTTATTCCAGCCTGCAAGGTCACAGAAAACAAAAGTGAGAGCAAATTTACAGGCCCCTTTTCCATAGAATCACTATTGAAGAGCGAGCGTGATGTGAAGCGTTTGGAGGAGCATCCACACTACACAGACACACAGCGAGgaacaaacaagagaaaacacatTTATGAATATGAAGCTGTGAGGTATTATTACCCAGTTTCAGCAGAAGGATGTGAACTGGCCCCAGTGAAAAGACCTCGTCTCTCTTCGGGACCTCAGTTCAGACGGTTTCCTCCTCCACATGTCACATATGATCCACGAGTTCTCTTCAGCTCTCCTTCAATGTATGATATTAGATATTTCAGGTGGTAA
- the LOC113091597 gene encoding forkhead box protein H1-like yields MTNLENGGLSGARAERSRAPRGSYKRYISGTYIGLVAYAIQDSPDKMLTFKQIMKKLEPFVLGNKKCVENNIRVCLSSNRCFVKVPVDPNYPNPKKNFWKVDENGITPKMFRRHFKYLINILPGLSIQTQQVKECGNKSHAPEPLIPACKVTENKSESKFTGPFSIESLLKSERDVKRLEEHPHYTDTQRGTNKRKHIYEYEAVRYYYPVSAVGCELAPVKRPRLSSGPQFGRFPPPHVTYDPRVLFSSPSMYDIRYFRW; encoded by the exons ATGACTAACCTCGAGAACGGAGGACTCAGCGGAGCACGCGCAGAAAGGTCAAGAGCTCCGAGAGGGAGTTACAAAAGATACATTTCAGGAACTTACATCGGACTTGTTGCTTATGCCATTCAAGATTCACCAGACAAGATGCTCACATTCAAACAG ATAATGAAAAAGCTGGAACCATTTGTCCTCGGAAACAAAAAATGCGTTGAGAACAACATCAGAGTCTGTCTTTCATCAAATAGGTGTTTTGTAAAG GTGCCAGTCGATCCGAATTATCCAAACCCTAAAAAGAACTTCTGGAAAGTGGATGAAAATGGCATTACTCCAAAAATGTTTCGCCGACATTTCAAATATCTAATCAACATATTGCCTGGCCTGTCGATTCAGACACAGCAGGTGAAGGAGTGTGGAAACAAATCTCATGCTCCTGAGCCTCTTATTCCAGCCTGCAAGGTCACAGAAAACAAAAGTGAGAGCAAATTTACAGGCCCCTTTTCCATAGAATCACTATTGAAGAGCGAGCGTGATGTGAAGCGTTTGGAGGAGCATCCACACTACACAGACACACAGCGAGgaacaaacaagagaaaacacatTTATGAATATGAAGCTGTGAGGTATTATTACCCAGTTTCAGCAGTAGGATGTGAACTGGCCCCAGTGAAAAGACCTCGTCTCTCTTCAGGACCTCAGTTCGGACGATTTCCTCCTCCACATGTCACATATGATCCACGAGTTCTCTTCAGCTCTCCTTCAATGTATGATATTAGATATTTCAGGTGGTAA